In Pan troglodytes isolate AG18354 chromosome 21, NHGRI_mPanTro3-v2.0_pri, whole genome shotgun sequence, one genomic interval encodes:
- the PDRG1 gene encoding p53 and DNA damage-regulated protein 1 isoform X2 encodes MLSPEAERVLQYLVEVEELAEEVLADKRQIVDLDTKRNQNREGLRALQKDLSLSEDVMVCFGNMFIKMPHPETKEMIEKDQDHLDKEIEKLRKQLKVKVNRLFEAQGPRNRLG; translated from the exons ATGCTATCACCCGAGGCAGAGCGAGTGCTGCAGTACCTTGTAGAGGTGGAGGAGCTCGCCGAGGAGGTGCTGGCGGACAAGCGGCAG ATTGTGGACCTGGACACTAAAAGGAATCAGAATCGAGAGGGCCTGAGGGCCCTGCAGAAGGATCTCAGCCTCTCTG AAGATGTGATGGTTTGCTTCGGGAACATGTTTATCAAGATGCCTCACCCTGAGACAAAGGAAATGATTGAAAAAG ATCAAGATCATCtggataaagaaatagaaaaactgcGGAAGCAACTTAAAGTGAAGGTCAACCGCCTTTTTGAGGCCCAAG GTCCCAGGAACCGCTTGGGGTGA
- the PDRG1 gene encoding p53 and DNA damage-regulated protein 1 isoform X1, with translation MLSPEAERVLQYLVEVEELAEEVLADKRQIVDLDTKRNQNREGLRALQKDLSLSEDVMVCFGNMFIKMPHPETKEMIEKDQDHLDKEIEKLRKQLKVKVNRLFEAQGKPELKGFNLNPLNQDELKALKVILKG, from the exons ATGCTATCACCCGAGGCAGAGCGAGTGCTGCAGTACCTTGTAGAGGTGGAGGAGCTCGCCGAGGAGGTGCTGGCGGACAAGCGGCAG ATTGTGGACCTGGACACTAAAAGGAATCAGAATCGAGAGGGCCTGAGGGCCCTGCAGAAGGATCTCAGCCTCTCTG AAGATGTGATGGTTTGCTTCGGGAACATGTTTATCAAGATGCCTCACCCTGAGACAAAGGAAATGATTGAAAAAG ATCAAGATCATCtggataaagaaatagaaaaactgcGGAAGCAACTTAAAGTGAAGGTCAACCGCCTTTTTGAGGCCCAAG GCAAACCAGAGCTGAAGGGTTTTAACTTGAACCCCCTCAACCAGGATGAGCTTAAAGCTCTCAAGGTCATCTTGAAAGGATGA